Proteins from one methanogenic archaeon mixed culture ISO4-G1 genomic window:
- a CDS encoding CBS/parB domain-containing protein, with amino-acid sequence MPEDKPLVGEYMVRNVQTVDPNMTVEQAIQQIIRSEFHGFPVAENGYLLGFITAKELLRYIDQPKAKIRTIMKKGTFCAIPSMTVSDATRILFRYGLRNLPVIDDDRKLIGIISNLDIVRSQIEKSRPNKVMTVKQFLEQTNGIKLKVVNEDVEVDRIIPTQKEVYMDELVGRQYELKRGMIEPLIVVKRRNGYLVVDGHHRILAAKKMGMKTYKAIVLVPNDYDVKLGLEKTAEKWGLRTLDDVNIIEGTKHPFMEVTTMLLPSEETDALTKKLIDRDAH; translated from the coding sequence ATGCCAGAGGACAAACCGTTGGTCGGAGAGTACATGGTCCGCAACGTTCAGACCGTCGATCCCAACATGACCGTGGAGCAAGCGATCCAGCAGATCATCAGATCGGAGTTCCACGGATTCCCCGTAGCGGAGAACGGCTATCTCCTCGGTTTCATCACCGCCAAGGAGCTCCTCCGTTACATCGACCAGCCCAAGGCGAAGATACGCACCATCATGAAGAAGGGTACCTTCTGCGCCATCCCTTCCATGACCGTAAGCGACGCCACACGTATCCTCTTCAGATACGGTCTCAGGAACCTCCCGGTCATCGACGATGACAGGAAGCTCATCGGTATCATCTCCAATCTGGACATCGTCAGGTCGCAGATCGAGAAGTCCCGCCCGAACAAGGTCATGACCGTGAAGCAGTTCCTCGAGCAGACCAACGGGATCAAGCTGAAGGTTGTCAACGAGGATGTCGAGGTCGACAGGATCATCCCCACCCAGAAGGAGGTCTACATGGATGAGCTGGTCGGCAGGCAGTACGAGCTGAAGAGAGGGATGATCGAACCTCTGATCGTCGTCAAGAGGAGGAACGGCTATCTGGTCGTGGACGGCCACCACAGGATCCTCGCGGCGAAGAAGATGGGTATGAAGACCTACAAGGCGATCGTGCTGGTCCCCAACGATTACGACGTCAAGCTGGGCCTGGAGAAGACCGCCGAGAAATGGGGCCTCAGGACGCTGGACGACGTCAACATCATCGAAGGCACCAAGCACCCGTTCATGGAGGTTACCACGATGCTCCTCCCCAGCGAGGAGACCGATGCCCTCACCAAGAAGCTCATCGACAGGGACGCTCACTGA
- a CDS encoding ParA/MinD ATPase-like protein — translation MAGPVLTGESIEEETRLHDTLAQIKHVIIVISGKGGVGKSTVSSNLALSLAMKGYETGLMDIDITGPNIPKMFNIEDEQLMANEKKQLIPIIVPPRLKVMSMAFLLPSKDVPVMWRGPIKMSAVQQFIEDVNWGKLDYLVIDMPPGTGDEALSIVQLIPKADGMVVVTTPQQVALLDSRKSVGFAAETKIPIIGIIENMSGFVCPHCGEVTDIFKTGGGEATAKEMNIQFLGKVPIEPEVVESGDSGVPIVLKNPDSASAKAFASIVDKIVKTVE, via the coding sequence ATGGCAGGTCCAGTTTTGACCGGAGAATCCATCGAGGAGGAGACCAGGCTGCACGACACCCTGGCTCAGATCAAGCACGTCATCATCGTCATCAGCGGAAAGGGCGGAGTGGGAAAGAGTACGGTATCTTCCAATCTCGCACTGTCCCTCGCGATGAAAGGATACGAGACAGGTCTGATGGACATAGACATCACCGGACCGAACATCCCCAAGATGTTCAACATCGAGGACGAGCAGCTGATGGCCAACGAGAAGAAGCAGCTGATCCCGATCATCGTCCCTCCGAGGCTCAAGGTCATGTCGATGGCGTTCCTCCTTCCCAGCAAGGATGTCCCCGTCATGTGGCGCGGACCCATCAAGATGTCCGCCGTCCAGCAGTTCATCGAGGATGTCAACTGGGGCAAACTGGACTATCTGGTCATCGACATGCCCCCGGGAACCGGGGACGAGGCCCTGTCCATCGTACAGCTGATCCCGAAGGCCGACGGAATGGTCGTCGTCACGACACCCCAGCAGGTCGCTCTCCTGGACAGCAGGAAGTCGGTCGGATTCGCGGCCGAGACCAAGATCCCGATCATCGGAATCATCGAGAACATGAGCGGATTCGTCTGCCCCCACTGCGGTGAGGTCACTGACATCTTCAAGACTGGAGGCGGAGAGGCCACCGCGAAGGAGATGAACATCCAGTTCCTCGGAAAGGTCCCCATCGAGCCCGAGGTCGTCGAGAGTGGCGACAGCGGAGTCCCGATCGTGCTGAAGAACCCCGATTCCGCATCCGCGAAGGCATTCGCATCCATCGTGGACAAGATCGTCAAGACCGTGGAATGA
- a CDS encoding archaeosine biosynthesis radical SAM domain-containing protein yields the protein MRICEIFRSIQGEGLTMGVPTVFVRAVGCNLRCAWCDTMYSMNGGTEMTVPEIMEKVGTCKTVCVTGGEPMLQKDILELLDALLKAGKKVVLETNGSIDLKDVPDHPEMMISMDIKCPSSGMSDRMLDSNIPLLRMKDQLKFIIKDQTDFDYAVGYLKDHPVRTNVIFGPVGGTDKLEWLVQSVLDNNVDARVLPQLHKIIWGDRKGV from the coding sequence ATGAGGATATGTGAGATTTTCAGGTCCATACAGGGCGAGGGACTGACCATGGGCGTCCCGACGGTATTCGTCAGGGCGGTCGGATGCAACCTCAGATGCGCCTGGTGCGATACGATGTATTCCATGAACGGGGGCACGGAGATGACCGTCCCGGAGATCATGGAGAAGGTCGGGACCTGCAAGACGGTGTGCGTCACAGGCGGCGAACCGATGCTCCAGAAGGACATCCTCGAGCTCCTCGATGCACTCCTCAAGGCGGGGAAGAAGGTGGTCCTCGAGACCAACGGATCCATCGACCTAAAGGATGTGCCAGACCATCCGGAGATGATGATAAGTATGGACATCAAGTGCCCCTCATCCGGCATGAGCGACAGGATGCTCGATTCCAACATCCCGCTGCTGAGGATGAAGGACCAGCTCAAATTCATAATCAAGGACCAGACGGACTTCGATTACGCCGTCGGATACCTCAAGGATCATCCGGTGAGGACGAACGTCATCTTCGGGCCCGTAGGGGGCACCGACAAGCTGGAATGGCTGGTCCAATCGGTCCTGGACAACAATGTGGATGCCAGGGTCCTCCCCCAGCTCCATAAGATAATATGGGGCGACAGGAAGGGCGTTTAA
- a CDS encoding archaeosine biosynthesis protein QueC encodes MPKAVVLLSGGLDSTTCLAQAIEDGCEPTAISFRYGQRHTRELESAANVCKFYKIPHVIIDLNLSSFRSALTRKDIDVPMDREGELSEEIPVTYVPARNIVFLSIAAGFCESIDADRIYIGVNAVDYSGYPDCTPEFIQAFQHTLEVGTKAGKEGHPIQIVTPIGMDSKADIVRRGKRLGAPLHLTWSCYNGGKKACGHCDSCRLRLEGFKEAGFKDEIPYEDM; translated from the coding sequence ATGCCCAAGGCGGTCGTCCTGCTCTCGGGCGGATTGGATTCCACCACCTGCCTCGCGCAGGCCATCGAGGACGGCTGCGAACCCACCGCGATCAGTTTCAGATACGGACAGAGGCACACCAGGGAGCTCGAATCCGCTGCCAACGTCTGCAAGTTCTACAAGATACCGCACGTCATCATCGATCTGAACCTCAGCTCGTTCCGTTCCGCTCTGACCAGGAAGGACATCGACGTCCCCATGGACAGGGAGGGGGAGCTCAGCGAGGAGATCCCCGTCACATATGTGCCAGCAAGGAACATCGTCTTCCTCAGCATAGCCGCGGGATTCTGCGAATCCATCGATGCCGACAGGATCTACATTGGAGTGAACGCGGTGGATTACTCGGGATATCCGGACTGCACCCCCGAGTTCATCCAGGCGTTCCAGCACACCCTCGAGGTGGGAACGAAGGCGGGTAAGGAGGGACACCCCATACAGATAGTCACCCCCATCGGCATGGATTCCAAGGCGGACATCGTGAGGAGGGGGAAGAGGCTGGGCGCACCGCTGCACCTGACCTGGTCCTGCTACAACGGCGGCAAGAAGGCGTGCGGGCACTGCGATTCGTGCAGGCTCAGACTGGAAGGGTTCAAAGAGGCCGGTTTCAAGGACGAGATTCCCTATGAGGATATGTGA
- a CDS encoding archaeosine biosynthesis protein QueD, which translates to MFLEIDGGYGGIRFSACHFIPRHEKCSRLHGHSYIVRLRLEGELDSEGMIMDFVVLKKKLKEIIDEVDHRTLLPAKSKDVKLTVTDESVEAICDGKRYVFPRIDVALLDVPTTTAEEMSKMMTERMVREIDFPPTVKSVSIGLDEERGQTAWYTKVL; encoded by the coding sequence ATGTTCCTAGAGATAGACGGAGGATACGGAGGCATCAGGTTCTCTGCATGCCATTTTATACCGAGGCACGAGAAGTGCTCCAGACTGCACGGCCATTCTTACATCGTGCGCCTCAGACTCGAGGGGGAGCTCGACTCGGAGGGCATGATCATGGACTTCGTGGTCCTCAAGAAGAAGCTGAAGGAGATCATTGACGAGGTGGATCACAGGACCCTGCTCCCGGCGAAGTCCAAGGACGTCAAGCTCACGGTCACTGACGAGTCCGTCGAAGCGATATGCGACGGCAAGAGGTACGTGTTCCCCAGGATAGACGTGGCCCTCCTCGACGTCCCCACAACCACGGCCGAGGAGATGTCCAAGATGATGACCGAGCGCATGGTCAGGGAGATCGACTTCCCGCCCACTGTCAAATCGGTCTCCATCGGACTGGACGAGGAGCGCGGCCAGACAGCTTGGTACACGAAGGTGCTCTGA
- a CDS encoding methanogeneis marker protein 4: protein MFNTETLLKSEFPKVRIGIGRGTDVGNVEKSVAAMKQHDVVIYDDPEKLADDLATGKIDAAIRGDMSSSVLLPILKKRMGLKALERIVFLELLNGKMIIMAPVGIDEGWTDEQRMELARQCVKMAKRVGLGTRIAVMSGGRCEDVGRCKAVDRSIESARHIAKTLKEEGYDAYHCQILIEDAVNNADILIAPEGITGNIIFRTLHFIGGAKALGAPVVNMDKVFIDTSRVKTDYTDSIALAMRLTED, encoded by the coding sequence ATGTTCAACACGGAAACTCTTCTCAAAAGCGAATTCCCGAAGGTGCGCATAGGCATCGGCCGCGGCACCGACGTGGGCAACGTGGAGAAGAGCGTGGCTGCGATGAAGCAGCACGATGTGGTTATCTACGACGACCCCGAGAAACTGGCGGACGACCTCGCCACCGGGAAGATCGATGCCGCCATACGCGGCGATATGTCCTCGTCCGTCCTCCTCCCGATTCTCAAGAAGAGGATGGGGTTGAAGGCGCTGGAGAGGATCGTGTTCCTCGAGCTCCTCAACGGTAAGATGATCATCATGGCCCCGGTCGGCATCGACGAGGGCTGGACCGACGAGCAGAGGATGGAACTGGCCAGACAGTGCGTCAAGATGGCCAAGAGGGTCGGTCTCGGCACCAGGATAGCCGTCATGTCGGGCGGAAGGTGCGAGGACGTCGGAAGATGCAAGGCGGTGGACCGTTCCATCGAGAGCGCACGCCACATCGCTAAGACCCTGAAGGAGGAGGGATACGACGCATACCACTGCCAGATTCTCATCGAGGACGCCGTGAACAACGCCGACATCCTGATCGCCCCGGAGGGCATCACCGGAAACATCATCTTCAGAACGCTCCACTTCATCGGCGGAGCCAAGGCACTGGGTGCCCCCGTCGTCAACATGGACAAGGTCTTCATCGACACGTCCAGGGTCAAGACGGATTACACGGATTCTATCGCATTGGCGATGAGACTCACGGAGGATTGA